From a single Streptomyces sp. 1331.2 genomic region:
- a CDS encoding response regulator transcription factor gives MRVLVVEDERRLALALQHGLTTEGFTVDVAHDGLSGLAKATDHAYDVIVLDIMLPGLNGYRVCSRLRASGSDVGILMLTAKDGEWDEAEALDTGADDYLSKPFSFVVLVARLNALARRIGTRAPRRTVLGDLVVDSAARTCTRAGGTIPLTPREFALLDHLARRAGEAVSKREILDQVWDSGPDADPNTVEVHISALRRKIDAPFGRAAVQTVRGAGYRLAADGG, from the coding sequence ATGCGCGTACTGGTAGTAGAGGACGAGCGCCGTCTGGCCCTGGCCCTGCAGCACGGACTGACCACCGAGGGCTTCACCGTCGACGTCGCCCACGACGGCCTGTCCGGCCTGGCCAAGGCCACCGACCACGCCTACGACGTGATCGTCCTCGACATCATGCTGCCGGGCCTCAACGGCTACCGGGTCTGCTCCCGGCTGCGCGCCAGCGGCAGCGACGTCGGCATCCTCATGCTCACCGCCAAGGACGGCGAGTGGGACGAGGCCGAGGCCCTGGACACCGGCGCCGACGACTACCTGTCCAAGCCCTTCTCCTTCGTCGTCCTCGTCGCCCGCCTCAACGCCCTCGCCCGCCGGATCGGCACCCGGGCCCCGCGCCGCACGGTCCTGGGCGACCTGGTCGTCGACTCCGCCGCCCGCACCTGCACCCGCGCCGGCGGCACGATCCCCCTCACCCCCCGCGAGTTCGCCCTGCTGGACCACCTCGCCCGCCGGGCCGGGGAGGCCGTCTCCAAGCGGGAGATCCTCGACCAGGTCTGGGACAGCGGCCCCGACGCCGACCCCAACACCGTCGAGGTCCACATCAGCGCGCTGCGCCGCAAGATCGACGCCCCGTTCGGGCGCGCCGCGGTCCAAACCGTGCGCGGGGCCGGCTACCGACTGGCGGCCGACGGTGGCTGA
- a CDS encoding sensor histidine kinase, protein MADRPTARPLRHRARAALRRATRHPRTTALIHRLAPRSVRTRTTLAACASVAVVLLAASAAVLLLLRANLERTVETGAREQAQAVARLAADRQLTAQLPLGHGTDFIQVVNATGHVIAASGNLAGQPPLAPVRTRDGHRSYNVHALGAERHQRVTTVTAASPTGPVTIHVGVSLRTVDAAEDVTTAALAALSGLLLLTTAVLTWRATGRALRPVEAIRAEVAAIGDRDLARRVPEPRSDDEIARLAHTMNAMLERLEAAGTRQRRFIADASHELRSPLTVLRTQLEVALAVPDPDVRADLVAGALQDTERLQALATDLLLLARLDATGRERPGQRVDLGELVDTTVRAGGPQPHPVTVHTAADIAVPGNPQWLGRLLTNLLDNARRHARQEVTVRLHRDDATGEAVLDVSNDGPGIPPADRERIFERFTRLDDARSRDDGGTGLGLPIARDIATLHGGTLAVLDTPGPEVTFRARLPLATAPAPAP, encoded by the coding sequence GTGGCTGACCGGCCGACGGCCCGCCCGCTGCGCCACCGGGCCCGGGCCGCCCTGCGCCGGGCCACCCGGCACCCCCGCACCACCGCCCTGATCCACCGGCTCGCCCCCCGCTCGGTCCGCACCCGCACCACGCTCGCCGCCTGCGCCAGCGTCGCCGTCGTCCTGCTGGCCGCCTCCGCCGCCGTCCTCCTGCTGCTGCGCGCCAACCTGGAACGCACCGTGGAGACCGGCGCCCGCGAACAGGCCCAGGCCGTCGCCCGGCTCGCCGCCGACCGCCAGCTCACCGCGCAGCTGCCGCTCGGCCACGGCACCGACTTCATCCAGGTCGTCAACGCCACCGGCCACGTCATCGCCGCCAGCGGCAACCTCGCCGGCCAGCCCCCGCTCGCCCCCGTCCGCACCCGGGACGGCCACCGGAGCTACAACGTCCACGCGCTCGGCGCCGAACGCCACCAGCGCGTCACCACCGTCACCGCGGCCTCCCCCACCGGCCCGGTCACCATCCACGTCGGCGTCTCGCTGCGCACCGTCGACGCCGCCGAGGACGTCACCACCGCCGCCCTCGCCGCCCTCAGCGGGCTGCTGCTGCTCACCACCGCCGTCCTCACCTGGCGCGCCACCGGCCGGGCGCTGCGCCCGGTCGAGGCCATCCGCGCCGAGGTCGCCGCCATCGGCGACCGCGACCTCGCCCGGCGCGTGCCGGAGCCGCGCAGCGACGACGAGATCGCCCGGCTCGCCCACACCATGAACGCCATGCTCGAACGCCTGGAAGCCGCCGGCACCCGCCAGCGCCGCTTCATCGCCGACGCCTCCCACGAGCTGCGCAGCCCGCTGACCGTGCTGCGCACCCAGCTGGAGGTGGCCCTCGCCGTCCCCGACCCGGACGTCCGCGCCGACCTCGTCGCCGGCGCCCTCCAGGACACCGAACGCCTCCAGGCGCTGGCCACCGACCTCCTGCTGCTGGCCCGCCTGGACGCCACCGGCCGGGAACGCCCAGGCCAGCGCGTCGATCTGGGCGAGCTCGTCGACACCACGGTCCGCGCCGGAGGCCCGCAGCCGCACCCCGTCACCGTGCACACGGCGGCCGACATCGCCGTCCCCGGCAACCCGCAGTGGCTGGGCCGGCTCCTGACCAACCTGCTGGACAACGCCCGGCGCCACGCCCGGCAGGAGGTCACCGTCCGGCTCCACCGAGACGACGCCACCGGCGAGGCCGTCCTGGACGTCTCCAACGACGGCCCGGGCATCCCACCCGCCGATCGCGAGCGGATCTTCGAACGCTTCACCCGCCTGGACGACGCCCGCAGCCGCGACGACGGCGGCACCGGCCTCGGCCTGCCCATCGCCCGCGACATCGCCACCCTCCACGGCGGCACCCTCGCCGTCCTGGACACCCCCGGCCCGGAGGTCACCTTCCGGGCCCGGCTCCCGCTCGCCACCGCCCCGGCACCCGCACCGTGA
- a CDS encoding cold-shock protein translates to MATGTVKWFNSEKGFGFIEQDGGGADVFAHYSNIAASGFRELIEGQKVEFDVTQGQKGPQAENIRPV, encoded by the coding sequence AAGTGGTTCAACTCGGAAAAGGGCTTCGGCTTCATCGAGCAGGACGGCGGCGGCGCTGACGTCTTCGCTCACTACTCGAACATCGCCGCCAGCGGTTTCCGCGAGCTGATCGAGGGCCAGAAGGTCGAGTTCGACGTCACCCAGGGCCAGAAGGGCCCGCAGGCGGAGAACATCCGCCCGGTCTGA